A window of Marinobacter salarius contains these coding sequences:
- a CDS encoding F0F1 ATP synthase subunit B — MNINLTMIGQAIAFFIFVVFCMKYVWPPIMAALQERQKKIADGLAASDRAARDLELAQEKSAQELREAKQQAAGLIEQANKRAAQIVEASKDDARKEGQKLIEQAKAEIEQERNQARDALRAEIAAIAVAGAEKILETSVDANKHSEMLDKLAAEL; from the coding sequence GTGAACATTAATTTGACGATGATTGGTCAAGCCATCGCGTTCTTTATCTTTGTCGTGTTCTGCATGAAATATGTGTGGCCGCCGATTATGGCCGCACTGCAGGAGCGTCAAAAGAAGATCGCTGACGGACTGGCTGCCTCAGACCGCGCTGCGCGCGATCTGGAACTGGCTCAGGAAAAGTCAGCTCAGGAACTGCGTGAAGCCAAGCAGCAAGCGGCTGGCCTGATCGAACAGGCCAACAAGCGTGCGGCCCAGATTGTGGAAGCATCGAAAGACGATGCCCGCAAGGAAGGCCAGAAGCTGATTGAGCAGGCCAAGGCCGAAATTGAGCAGGAGCGCAATCAGGCTCGTGACGCGTTGCGTGCAGAAATTGCCGCCATCGCGGTTGCCGGTGCTGAGAAGATCCTGGAAACCTCTGTCGATGCCAACAAGCACAGTGAGATGCTGGACAAGCTGGCAGCAGAACTCTAA
- the atpE gene encoding F0F1 ATP synthase subunit C: METVVGMTAIAVALLIGLGALGTAIGFGILGGKFLEGAARQPEMTPMLQVKMFIVAGLLDAVTMIGVGIALFFTFANPFVGQIAG, from the coding sequence ATGGAAACTGTAGTTGGAATGACCGCGATTGCCGTTGCACTGCTGATCGGCCTGGGTGCCCTGGGTACTGCTATCGGCTTTGGTATCCTCGGTGGCAAGTTCCTGGAAGGCGCTGCGCGTCAGCCGGAAATGACCCCGATGCTGCAGGTTAAAATGTTCATCGTTGCAGGCCTGCTGGACGCCGTAACCATGATCGGTGTTGGTATCGCTCTGTTCTTCACTTTCGCCAACCCGTTTGTCGGCCAGATCGCCGGTTAA